The region GTGAAGGCGACGGGCACCGTCCAGGCGGCGGGCTGTTCCAGCAGGGCCGCGCTCCAGCCGCGCCCGGGGCCGCGGACGCTGGTCAGCACCACCGCGACCGCCGCCAGCCCGCCGCCGGCGACCAGGCCGAGCAGCGCGCCGAGGTCGGTCAGCCCCCGCCACCAGATGCCGAGCACCAGCAGCGGGCAGAAGGACGAGGCGGCGACCGCGAAGGCCAGCCCGATCGCGTCGGCCACCGGCAGCCCGGTGGTCGCGGTGGCCATCACCAGCGGCGGCACGCCCGCGACCAGCGACGCCCAGCGGAAGCCGCGGGTCGAGCCGCGCAGCAGGTCCTGCGAGACCACGCCGGCCACCGACACCGTCAGGCCCGACGCGGTGGACACGAAGGCGGCGAAGGCCCCGGCGGTGGCCAGCGCGGCGAGCAGCCGGCCGCCCTCGCCCGCCTGGGTGAGCTGCGGCAGGACGAGGACCGCGGTGTCGGTCTGCCCGGTCAGCAGCAACTGCGGCGCCAGCACCCGCCCCAGCGCCCCGTAGGCGGTGGGCAGCAGGTAGAACACGCTGAGCAGCACCAGGACCAGCACGGTGGTGCGGCGGGCGGCCCGCCCGTCGGGGTTGGTGTAGAAGCGGACCAGGACGTGCGGCAGCCCCATCGTGCCCAGCAGGGTGGCGAGCAGGATCGAGTAGAGCGCGTAGAGCGGATGGGCCCGGCCGCCCGCGCCGGACAGCGGTTCGGCCCAGCGGGCGCCCGAGGAGGGGGCCAGGCCGTCCTTGTGCGGGACGGCGGCGCCGCGCGGGAAGGTCAGTTCGGTGCCGCCCTCCGCGCTGTGCCTGCCGTCGCCGAGGCGTACGCCGGCCGCGGCGTACGCCGTCCCGTCGAGCCGGCCGCTGACCCGTACGGTCACCGGAGCGGTCACGTCGAAACGCACCGGATCCTGCAGCCGTACGACCGTGGTGCGGCCGAAGCGGGGGACGTCGGGGCCGGTCAGCGCGGGAGCGCCGGCCGAGCGCCAGGCCATGACCAGGAAGAGCGCGGGGACGGCGATGGCGGTGAGTTTCAGCCAGAACTGGAAGCCCTGGACGAGGGTGACGCTGCGCATGCCGCCCGCCGCGGCCACGCCGACCACGACGGCCGCGACGACCACCGCGCCGGCCCAGCGGGGGGCGCCGGTCACCGTCTGGAGGGTCAGCCCGGCGCCCTGGAGCTGCGGCACCAGGTAGAGCCAGGCGATGACCGCGACCAGGACGCCGGCCACCCGGCGGACCGCGAGGGAGCCGAGGCGTTCCTCGGCGAAGTCCGGCAGCGTGTAGGCGCCCGAGCGCCGCAGCGGGGCGGCGACCAGCAGGAGCAGCACCAGATAGCCGGCGGTGTAGCCGACCGGGTAGGCCAGCATGTCCACGCCGTAGGCCATCACCAGGCCCGCGACGCCGAGGAAGGAGGCGGCCGAGAGGTATTCCCCGCCGATCGCGGAGGCGTTCCACAGCGGCGACACCTCGCGGGAGGCGACGTAGAAGTCCGAGGTGGCCCGGGACAGCCGCAGCCCGTAGATGCCGAAGGCGACCGTGGCGACCAGGACCACGGCGAGCGCCGCCAGGCCGAGGCCGGGGTTCACCGGGCGGCGCGCGGGGGTGCGTCGGGGCTGTCCGACGCGTCGGGGCCGCTCAGCAGGTCGGTGAAGTCGCGCTCGACCCGCTCGGCGTGCCGGACGTGGAAGTAGGCCGCGCCCACCAGCAGCGGGTAGGCGACCGCCCCGAGCAGCAGCCAGGGCAGGCGTATCCCGGCGACCTCGGCGGTGCGCAGCCCCGGCAGCAGTGCGAAGGCGGCGGGCAGCCCGCCGAGCACGGCGGCGAGCACGGCCAGCACGCCGAGCGCCAGCCGCAGTTGGTTGCGGACCAGGGAGCGTACGTAGAGCTGGCCGAGCTGCGGCTGCGCGTGCAGGTCGGCGGCGCCCGCCCGGGCCGAGTAGCCGCCGGTGCGGTGGCGGCGCGGCGCCGAGACGGCGACACGGCGGGGGGCGGGCGGCGGCACCGGGCCGGGCTCGGCGGCCTGCTGGGGGACCTGCCTGGGCTGCGGCTTCGGTGCCGCCGCCGGTTTCGGGGCGCGGCGCGGGCCGCCGGGGCCGGTCATGACGGGCCGGGGCCCGGCGCGGGCGCCCAGCGCACCAGGACGTCGCGCAGCTGCCGGGTGTGGCGGCGGCTCACCGGGAGTTCGCTGCCCGCGACCCGCACGGTCCAGTGCCCGGCGTCGGAGCGCAGCTCCTCGACGTGCCGCAGCGAGACCAGGAAGCTGCGGTGGATCCGCAGGAATCCGTGCGCCTCCCAGCGTTCGGCGAGCACCGCGAGCGGCACCCGCACCAGTGGCGCGTGGCCCGCGGTGTGCAGGCGTACGTAGTCGCCCTGGGCCTCGGCGTAGGCCACGTCGTCGCGGGACACGAAGCGGGTGACGCCGCCGAGGTCCACGGGGATGCGCTCAGGGCCCGGGTCGGGGGCGGGCTGCTGCGGTCCCGCGCCCCCGTCGAGCAGCGCGGCCACCCGGCGCACCGCCTCGGCCAGCCGTTCGGCGCCCACCGGCTTGAGCAGGTAGTCGCAGGCCTTGAGCGCGAAGGCGTCGACGGCGAAGTCCTCGTAGGCGGTGACGAAGACGACGGCCGGCGGGTGGGCGAAGCGGCTCAGCACCCGAACCAGGTCGAGCCCGTCGAGTCCCGGCATCCGGATGTCGAGGAAGACCGCGTCGATCGGCTCGGCCTCCAGCAGCCGCAGCGCCGCGTCACTGCTGTCGGCGGCCAGCACCCGGCCGACCCGGTGGTCGCCGCGGAGCAGGTAGCCGAGGTCGTCCAGGGCGGGCGGTTCGTCGTCCACGGCCAGGATCCGCAGCGGTCTCATGACGCGTGCACTCCGTTCCGGTACTTCGGCACCCGGACGCTGATCTTCGTCCCGGCGCCCGGTGCGGTCTCCACGACCAGGCCGTACTCGTCGCCGAAGACCGCCCGCAGCCGCTCGTCGACATTGCCCAGGCCGAGCGAGTCACCTCCGGCCTCCCCGGCGAGCTGGAGCCGCACGTCCTCCGGCTCCATGCCCACCCCGTCGTCCTCCACGCTGATCCGGCACTCCGCGCCCGCGTCCTCGGCCCTGATGGTGATCAGGCCCGGTGCCGCCTTGGGCCCCAGTCCGTGGCGCACCGCGTTCTCCACGATCGGCTGGAGGCACAGGAAGGGCACCGCCACCGGCAGGACCTCCGGCGCGATCAGCAGATCGACCCGCAGCCGGGCACCGAAGCGGGCACGTTCCAGCCGCAAGTATCGGTCCACCGACCGCAACTCTTCGGCGAGGGTACTGAACTCACCGTGCTTGCGCAGGCTGTACCGGGTCAATTCGGCGAACTCCAGCAGCAGTTCGCGCGCCTGTGCGGGGTCGGTACGGACGAAGGACGCGATGGCGGTGAGCGAGTTGTAGACGAAGTGCGGGGAGATCTGGGCACGCAGGGCGCGCAGCTCCGCCTCCATCATCCGGGTGCGGGAGCGGTCGAGTTCGGCCAGCTCCAGTTGCGCGATCACCCAGTGCGCGACCTCGCCCGCGGCCCGTACCAGGCCGGCGGACACGTGCCGGGCGTAGACGGTCAGCGCACCGACGACCAGGCCGTCGACCACCAGCGGCACCACGATCGCCGAGCGGACCGGGCAGTCCGGGTCGCCGCAGTCGACGGTGCCGGCCGGCACCAGCCACGGGCGTCCCGCGTCGATCGCGTCCCCGGTGTGGGCGACCGCCTGCGCGGCGTGGTGCCGCCCCGCGCCGTCCCAGGCCAGCAGTTCGCCGCCGCCGACGACGGCGAGCGCAGGGGTGGCCAGCAGTGCCCGCAGATGGCGGGCGGCCTTGCGCGCCGATTCGGGGTTCAGCCCGTCGCGCAGCAGCGGGGCCGCGAGCGACGCCTCGTGCAGTGCCGCGAAGGCCGCGCGCTCCACCGGGGTGCCGAAGCCGCGCCGGCCGCGGACCAGCCAGAACAGCGCGGCCGCGGCGCCCGCGATCACCAGCATCACGGACACCACGGTGATCACCGACCTCATGGTCGGCATTATCGCCCGCACACCGCGAAGTGGCGGGGGTCGTGCACGTGTTGTCCGCCCGGCCGGACGGCCGGACGGACAACACGCGGGGGTTCACCAGGTCAGCTGCTGATCAGGCCTGGCCTCACGGGTAGTTGACGACGTTGCTGGGGGTGGTGTTGGAGGCGGTGACCGCTCCGGTGTCGTTGATGACGTGGGTGATGGTGCCCACGCCGCCGAGCGAGACGGTCAGCGCGGAGTGGAACTTCACGCCCGCGACGTTGGGCACCTCGAAGGCGTGGTAGTTGTTCACCGCCGGGTTGACGTTGAAGTAGCAGTAACTGCCGAGTCCCCAGGCCTCGTGGGTGGTCACATTGGTGCCCACCTTGTAGGCCGCGTAGCCGTTCTGGCCCGCCGGGTTCTTCCAGGCCGCCTGGTTGGGCGGGTCGTACGGGTTCTCGTTCTGGAAGAAGATCGTCTTGCCGCCCTGGCCGTTCCACACCACCTCGTACTTCTGGTAGTGCTCGACGAACAGGCCGGTCGCCAGGACGTTGTTGCCGTTGACGGTCAGGCCGTTGTCGGCGGTGTTGGACGTCCAGCCCACGCCGCTGCCGTGGTCGGCGCGCCAGGCCCAGATGTGGTCGATGATCGCGTTGCTGCTGTTCACGATCAGGCTGTTGGTGGCCTTGCCCGCGACCTGGCCGCCGATCCGGAAGAACACGTCCTGGATGGTGGTCGGGTTGGCCGCGTGGCTCGCGGACGAACCGGACGGGCCGACCGTGAGCAGCGCCTGCGAGTTGGTGGTGCCCGCGTCGAACAGCAGGCCCTTGAGGCGCACGCCGTCCACGTCGGCGACCTGCATCGCGTTGACCCCGTTGTCCGGGATCAGCGTCGGGTAGCCGATGCCGAGGATGGTGGTGTTGGCCTTGGTCACGTTCAGCGTCTGGTTCAGGTGGTAGACGCCCGGGGTGAAGAACAGGTTGCAGCCCTGGGACAGGGCGGTGTTGATGGTCGCGGCGGTGTCGCCGGCCTTGACGACGTAGAACTGGCTCATGGGCTGCGAGGTGCCGGGGGTGCTGCCGCCTGCCCAGCTCGGGCCGGAGGCGTTGGTCCGCAGGGAGGGCAGGAACACCCGGTACTTACCGGCGCCGTCGACGTACAGGTACGGCACGTCGCGGGAGACCGGGGTGGTGGCCAGGGTGGTCTCCGGCGGGTTCGGGAAGGTGTTGCCCGGGGCGCCGTTCACCCCGGAGAAGACCATGTTCCACACGCCGCCCGCCCAGCTGCCCAGGTTGCTGTCCCGGGTGTACCACTGCTGCTGCGAGATCGAGGAGGTCTCGCCGCTGACCTTGGTGTCGGCGATGTAGCCGCCGCTGGCGTAGCCGTAGCTGGCCGGGTAGAGCTGGAGGTTGCCGTGCACGTCGATCCGGCGGAAGGGCGCGGCCTGGGCCACGGCCCAGCGGTCGCTGCCGCCGCCGGGGTTGATGGCCAGGTTCTCCGCGGAGCGCCAGAAGTTCTGCGTCGCGTTGCCCGCGTCGGAGGCGTTGAAGGCGTCCACGGTGATGTTGCCGTTGAACGTGACGTCGTCCGGGTTCTGGCCGAGGCCGGCCACCGAGGTGTAGAAGCCGACGTTGTCGTTCACGTTGTACGTGCCCGGCTTGAACAGCTGCGCCACCCGGTTGTTGCTGAACTGGGCGGTGGCGGTGTCCTTCTGCTGGTTGAACTGGGCGTCGAGCTGGCCCTGGATGGTGGCGGCCGACATCGACGGATCGTATATGTGGACGTTCGGGCCGAAGTTCGGGGTGTCCGACTGCGTCGGGCAGTTCCCCGGCGGCGGGGTGGTGGAACCGCCGGTGCTGCCCGTGGTCGTCCCGGTGCTCGTGCCCGTACTGGTCCCGCTGCTCGTCCCGGAGCTGGTGCCGGCACTGGTGCTGCCGCCGCTGCCCTGGGTGTACGTGTACTGCGAGCTGTCGTACTGCGGGCCGTTCTTGGTGTAGGTGAACGAGTACGTCAGCACGGTGCCGGCCGAGATAGGCGAGACGGTGTACGCCCAGCTGCTGCCGGACGCCGCCATCTGGACGTTCTGCTGGCCGCCGGTGCCCACCTGGTAGTGGATGATCACATAGGTGGCGGGCGACGTCGGAGTGAAGGTGACCTTCGCCTGGGTGCTGCTCGGCTCACTGACGCTCTGGGTGTAGTCGGAGGCGTCCGCCGAGGCACTGCCGATGGTCCCGATCAGGCCCAGCAGTCCGGCGAGGACCAGGGCGAAGGCGGCGAGCAGGGCGACGGGCCGCCGGTGGAGGCGTGACCGGTGCCCGGTCCGGCCTGGGGGGAAGGTTCTGCGCATGAGTGGAGTCCTTTCCCTGGCTTCGCGAAGTGAACGCCAGGTCAGCGCGGATGTGGGGGGTGTAGTCGCGCTCAGCACTGCACATTTCAGGCCACAGCTCGGCTATGACCCTTTGATTCAGCCGATTGAAAACGCTCTCAATCTGCGGATCAGGGATACCCCTGATCCGTAAGGCAGTGTCAAGGGGTCATGGCGAGCCGTCAAGAAGTTGAGCGGGATTCACGCGCCGAACGCGTTCCTCCCGCTCCTGTCCCCCGGTTGCGAGCGCCGGGCCGGCCGGCCGTGGCCGGCCCGGTCCCGGCCTACTTGATTCCGTTGTCCGCGCAGGCCGTGGCGTAGTCCGCGGTGCAGATCTGGGCGACGGTGTACGTACCGTCGGCCAGGACGGTGTCCTTGATGTTGTCCTTGGTCACCGAGACCGCGTTGAGCAGCTTGGAGGGCACGTCGTCGCCCGAGCCGCTCTTCTTGGTGGTGTCGGCAATGGACTTGAAGTCCTTGTTCTGCAGCAGGTCGACCGCGATCTCCGCGGCGCTCTCGGCCTCCGGCTTCGCCGCCTTGTAGACGGTGGAGCTCTGGTCGCCGACCAGGATCCGCTGGATCGCCGCCAGGTCGGCGTCCTGACCGGTCAGCGGGACCTTGATGCCGGCACCCTTGAGCGCGGTGGCGATACCGCCGGCCATCGTGTCGTTGGCCGAGTAGACGCCCTTGATGTTGTTCTTGCCGACCGAGGTGATCGCCGCCTTGACCTTCTGGTTGGCGACGGTGTCCTTCCACAGGCCGGACTGCTCGTAGGCGATGGTCACCTTGCCGTCCAGGGCGCTGTGCGCGCCGGCCTTGAACTCGGCGGCGTTGGGGTCGGCGTCATCGCCGTTGATCATCACGATCTTGGACTGCGGGGTGGCGTCCGAGCCCATCGCGGTCAGCAGCGCCGAGCCCTGGAGTTCTCCGACCTTCTTGTTGTCGTAACTCACGTACGCCGAGACGGGTCCCTCGGCGAGGCGGTCGTAGGCGACGACCTTGATGCCCTTTTCCACCGCGGCCTGGACGGACGACTTGATGCCGACGTAGTCCTGGGCGTCCAGGATCAGCACCTTGACGCCCTTGGCGACCATGGTGCTGACCTGCTGCGCCTGCTTGGCGGCGTCACCACCGGCGTTGTCGTACTGCACCTCGCAGTCGGAGCACAGCGCCTTGATCTTGTTGGTGATCAGCGGCCTGTCGAACCTCTCGTACCGGGCCGTCACCGTGTCGGGCAGCAGCAGACCGATGCTCTTGTCGTTGCTGTCGTCCGAGGACTTCTTGTCGCCGGCCTTGCCACACGCGGCCATGGTCAGCGCCAGTGAGATCACAGCGCCTCCCACGACAAGACGGCGCGATATCGCGTTCATTGCGGTGGTGCCTCCCCTGAGAGGGCCGCCACGACGCGGCCCAAGTGCGGGTGAGTCAACTCGTGCGGCGGCCCGCACGTCAAGAAGAAAATCATCGAACCGGTCACTCCATGAAACACCGTCACCCCGGCGCGGTGACGATCCGGCCGGGGTGACGGGCGTGTTGCCGGGGCGTTGCCCCGGGCATTCGATCAGGCGAGCGAGCCGATGGCCTGGTTGAACGCGGCCGACGGGCGCATGACGGCGGCGGCCTTGGCGGGGTCGGGCCGGTAGTAACCACCGATGTCGACCGGCGATCCCTGGACAGCGATCAATTCGGTAACGATGGTCTCCTCCTGCTCCGCCAGCGTCTTGGCGAGGCCGTCGAACGCCGCCGCGAGGGCCGCGTCGTCGGTCTGCGCCGCCAGCTCCTGCGCCCAGTACAGCGCGAGGTAGAAGTGGCTGCCGCGGTTGTCGATGCCGCCGAGCCTGCGGCTGGGCGACCGGTCCTCGTTGAGGAAGGTGCCGGTGGCGCGGTCCAGGGTGTCGGCGAGGATCTGCGCCCGCGCGTTGCCCGTGGAGGCGGCCAGGTGCTCGAAGCTGGCGGCCAGCGCGAAGAACTCGCCGAGGCTGTCCCAGCGCAGGTAGTTCTCCTTGACCAGCTGCTGCACGTGCTTGGGCGCCGAGCCGCCGGCGCCGGTCTCGAACAGGCCGCCGCCGTTGATCAGCGGGACCACCGAGAGCATCTTGGCGCTGGTGCCCAGCTCCAGGATCGGGAAGAGGTCGGTCAGGTAGTCGCGCAGCACGTTGCCGGTGACCGAGATGGTGTCCTCGCCGCGGCGGATCCGCTCCAGCGAGAAGGCGGTCGCGGCCTGCGGCGTCATGATCTCGATCTGCAGCCCGGCGGTGTCGTGCTCGGGCAGGTACTGGCCGACCTTGGCGATCAGGTTCGCGTCGTGGGCGCGGCTCTCGTCCAGCCAGAAGACCGCGGGGCTGCCGGTGGCGCGGGCCCGGGTGACGGCGAGCTTGACCCAGTCGCGGATCGGGACGTCCTTGGTCTGGCACATCCGGAAGACGTCGCCGGCGCTGACGACCTGCTCCAGGACCGCCTCGCCGCTGCCGTCGACCACCCGGACGGTGCCGGTGACCGGGATCTCGAAGGTCTTGTCGTGGCTGCCGTACTCCTCGGCGGCCTGCGCCATCAGGCCGACGTTGGGCACCGAGCCCATGGCGGCCGGGTCGAAGGCGCCGTTCGCGCGGCAGTCGTCGAGGACGACCTGGTAGACGCCGGAGTAGCTGCTGTCCGGGATCACCGCGAGGGTGTCGGCCTCCTGGCCGTCGGGGCCCCACATGTGGCCCGAGGTGCGGATCATGGCCGGCATCGAGGCGTCCACGATGACGTCGCTGGGCACGTGCAGGTTGGTGATGCCGCGGTCGGAGTCGACCATCGCCAGCGCGGGGCCCTCGGCGAGCTCGGCCTGGAAGGACGCGGCGATCGCGGCGCCGCCGGGCAGCGACTCCAGGCCCTTGAGGATGCCGCCGAGACCGTCGTTCGGGGTCAGCCCGGCCGCGGCGAGCGCGGCGCCGTGCTCGGCGAAGGTCCTGGGGAAGAAGGCCCGTACGACATGGCCGAAGATGATCGGGTCGGAGACCTTCATCATGGTCGCCTTGAGGTGCACGGAGAACAGCACGCCCTCGGCCTTGGCCCTGGCCACCTGGGCGGTGAGGAACTCGCGCAGTGCGGCGACCCGCATCACCGAGGCGTCCACGACCTCGCCGGCCAGCACCGGCACCGACTCGCGCAGCACGGTGGTGCTGCCGTCGTCGCCGGCCAGCTCGATGCGCAGGGCGCCGTCCGCGGCGATGACCACGGACTTCTCGGTGCTCCTGAAGTCGTCGGCGCCCATGGTCGCCACGTTGGTCTTCGACTCGGGGGTCCAGGCGCCCATCCGGTGCGGGTGGGCCTTGGCGTAGTTCTTCACCGAGGCGGGGGCGCGGCGGTCGGAGTTGCCCTCGCGGAGCACCGGGTTGACGGCGCTGCCCTTGATCCGGTCGTAGCGGGCGCGGACGTCGCGGTCCTGGTCGGTCTTCGGGTCGTCCGGGTAGTCCGGCAGCGCGTAGCCCTGCTGCTGGAGCTCGGCGACGGCCGCCTTGAGCTGCGGGATCGAGGCCGAGACGTTCGGCAGCTTGATGATGTTCGCGCCCGGCGTGCCGGCCAGCCGGCCCAGCTCGGCCAGCGCGTCGTCGATCCGCTGCCCCTCCTCCAGGTACTCGGGGAAGACGGCGATGATCCGGCCGGCCAGCGAGATGTCACGGCTCTCGACCGTGACGCCGGCCGTCGAGGCGTACGCCTCGATCACCGGCAGGAACGAATACGTCGCCAGGGCCGGCGCCTCGTCGGTGTGCGTATAGATGATGGTCGAGTCAGCCACCGGTTACTCCGCTCCAGTTTCCAACATTGCAAACATTGCTTGATATCAAGATATCCCGTTCCTGTCAGGACCTCGACGACGGGGCGCGCGCCGCGGGTCCGGCGGACGGCCTAACCCCGCGCGCCACGGCTGCCCGCCCATGTTTCGGTGGAGCAATCACGTACCGAAACGGTGCAGAACCGAACAAGCCACAGCCGGCTGTGACGGCCGGCGGGAAGCGGTAGCCATGGCGACACGTGTACGCGGCTCGGGGCTGATCGGG is a window of Streptomyces sp. NBC_01477 DNA encoding:
- a CDS encoding LytR/AlgR family response regulator transcription factor; the encoded protein is MRPLRILAVDDEPPALDDLGYLLRGDHRVGRVLAADSSDAALRLLEAEPIDAVFLDIRMPGLDGLDLVRVLSRFAHPPAVVFVTAYEDFAVDAFALKACDYLLKPVGAERLAEAVRRVAALLDGGAGPQQPAPDPGPERIPVDLGGVTRFVSRDDVAYAEAQGDYVRLHTAGHAPLVRVPLAVLAERWEAHGFLRIHRSFLVSLRHVEELRSDAGHWTVRVAGSELPVSRRHTRQLRDVLVRWAPAPGPGPS
- a CDS encoding sodium/solute symporter — translated: MNPGLGLAALAVVLVATVAFGIYGLRLSRATSDFYVASREVSPLWNASAIGGEYLSAASFLGVAGLVMAYGVDMLAYPVGYTAGYLVLLLLVAAPLRRSGAYTLPDFAEERLGSLAVRRVAGVLVAVIAWLYLVPQLQGAGLTLQTVTGAPRWAGAVVVAAVVVGVAAAGGMRSVTLVQGFQFWLKLTAIAVPALFLVMAWRSAGAPALTGPDVPRFGRTTVVRLQDPVRFDVTAPVTVRVSGRLDGTAYAAAGVRLGDGRHSAEGGTELTFPRGAAVPHKDGLAPSSGARWAEPLSGAGGRAHPLYALYSILLATLLGTMGLPHVLVRFYTNPDGRAARRTTVLVLVLLSVFYLLPTAYGALGRVLAPQLLLTGQTDTAVLVLPQLTQAGEGGRLLAALATAGAFAAFVSTASGLTVSVAGVVSQDLLRGSTRGFRWASLVAGVPPLVMATATTGLPVADAIGLAFAVAASSFCPLLVLGIWWRGLTDLGALLGLVAGGGLAAVAVVLTSVRGPGRGWSAALLEQPAAWTVPVAFTVMITVSLLTRHRLAPAAVDRVMLRMHLPEEVGADGAALPAVRPPTAGRS
- a CDS encoding NADP-dependent isocitrate dehydrogenase; this translates as MADSTIIYTHTDEAPALATYSFLPVIEAYASTAGVTVESRDISLAGRIIAVFPEYLEEGQRIDDALAELGRLAGTPGANIIKLPNVSASIPQLKAAVAELQQQGYALPDYPDDPKTDQDRDVRARYDRIKGSAVNPVLREGNSDRRAPASVKNYAKAHPHRMGAWTPESKTNVATMGADDFRSTEKSVVIAADGALRIELAGDDGSTTVLRESVPVLAGEVVDASVMRVAALREFLTAQVARAKAEGVLFSVHLKATMMKVSDPIIFGHVVRAFFPRTFAEHGAALAAAGLTPNDGLGGILKGLESLPGGAAIAASFQAELAEGPALAMVDSDRGITNLHVPSDVIVDASMPAMIRTSGHMWGPDGQEADTLAVIPDSSYSGVYQVVLDDCRANGAFDPAAMGSVPNVGLMAQAAEEYGSHDKTFEIPVTGTVRVVDGSGEAVLEQVVSAGDVFRMCQTKDVPIRDWVKLAVTRARATGSPAVFWLDESRAHDANLIAKVGQYLPEHDTAGLQIEIMTPQAATAFSLERIRRGEDTISVTGNVLRDYLTDLFPILELGTSAKMLSVVPLINGGGLFETGAGGSAPKHVQQLVKENYLRWDSLGEFFALAASFEHLAASTGNARAQILADTLDRATGTFLNEDRSPSRRLGGIDNRGSHFYLALYWAQELAAQTDDAALAAAFDGLAKTLAEQEETIVTELIAVQGSPVDIGGYYRPDPAKAAAVMRPSAAFNQAIGSLA
- a CDS encoding histidine kinase → MPTMRSVITVVSVMLVIAGAAAALFWLVRGRRGFGTPVERAAFAALHEASLAAPLLRDGLNPESARKAARHLRALLATPALAVVGGGELLAWDGAGRHHAAQAVAHTGDAIDAGRPWLVPAGTVDCGDPDCPVRSAIVVPLVVDGLVVGALTVYARHVSAGLVRAAGEVAHWVIAQLELAELDRSRTRMMEAELRALRAQISPHFVYNSLTAIASFVRTDPAQARELLLEFAELTRYSLRKHGEFSTLAEELRSVDRYLRLERARFGARLRVDLLIAPEVLPVAVPFLCLQPIVENAVRHGLGPKAAPGLITIRAEDAGAECRISVEDDGVGMEPEDVRLQLAGEAGGDSLGLGNVDERLRAVFGDEYGLVVETAPGAGTKISVRVPKYRNGVHAS
- a CDS encoding sugar ABC transporter substrate-binding protein; its protein translation is MNAISRRLVVGGAVISLALTMAACGKAGDKKSSDDSNDKSIGLLLPDTVTARYERFDRPLITNKIKALCSDCEVQYDNAGGDAAKQAQQVSTMVAKGVKVLILDAQDYVGIKSSVQAAVEKGIKVVAYDRLAEGPVSAYVSYDNKKVGELQGSALLTAMGSDATPQSKIVMINGDDADPNAAEFKAGAHSALDGKVTIAYEQSGLWKDTVANQKVKAAITSVGKNNIKGVYSANDTMAGGIATALKGAGIKVPLTGQDADLAAIQRILVGDQSSTVYKAAKPEAESAAEIAVDLLQNKDFKSIADTTKKSGSGDDVPSKLLNAVSVTKDNIKDTVLADGTYTVAQICTADYATACADNGIK